Within the Polymorphobacter megasporae genome, the region GCGCTCGACGACGTTGAGGTTGATCGCCGCCGCGAGGCCGACCGCCTCCTCGAGCCGCGAATCGGCGTCGCGACTGGCGGAGCCGTCACGCTTCGCCGCCGATCCGTCGCGCTTGCCGCCGGCACCGTCGCGCTCGGGCATGACGACGAGCGTGTTCGCGCCGAAGCGGATGCCGCGCTGGGCATCGAAGCCGGGCTGAGCCTGGGTCGACTCACCGCGCACCCGCTCGGGGGCCGCGACGCTCTCGTCCAGTGGATCGGTGCGGACATCGTCCGCGTCAGGATCAATCAAGGCCGTCGTCGTCGACCTTTTCAGCGTCGAACAACTGGATCGGACCGGCGGGCATTACGGTCGAGATCGCGTGCTTGTACACCAGCTGCGAACTGCCATCGCGGCGCAACAGCACCGAGAAGTTGTCGAACCACGTGATGTTGCCCTGGAGCTTGACGCCGTTGACGAGGAACATCGTCACGGGCGTCTTGGTCTTGCGGACCGTGTTGAGGAATACGTCCTGGAGGCTGCTCGGCTTCTCGGCCATTTTTCGTCCTTCTTGTTCTTGGCAAACTGCGGTTTGCACGATGACCGCGTTGATCGCGGCCACCGCTCCCCGGCGGCGAACCGCCGGAAGACATGAATGTAGGGCGGCGAAGGGTTCGGCTCAAGCCGCCAATTAAGTTGATCACCCGCGCTGCTCGGCTAGCGCGACTGGTCGACCATCGCCGCCGCATCGATAGGGACCCAATCCTGATAGGCGGTCCGGCAGATATCGCCCCGGGCGTTGCACAAATCTAGCTCAGCCAGCAGATGGCCGTCGGGACGCTGGATCAGCGTAAGCCGCGGCGCTCGATCATCGAAGATGCTCAAGAACCCTACGGTCGGCTTGGGCAGATCAAGCGTTTTCTGCTCGCGTTCGCCGTCTTGCGGCGACCAGTCAAGGTGGTGTGTCGTCCAGCCGAACTCGCGGCACTCGCCGCTCTCGTAGGTGGTGCGGCAACCGTTAGACCGCCACTTCCTCCGCATCCTCGTCGCGCGTTCCCTCGCTCAATCCGAGCGCCTTCAGCTTGCGGTGCAAAGCCGAGCGTTCCATGCCGATGAACGCTGCTGTCCGCGAGATATTCCCCGAGAAGCGCCTGATCTGGGCGCGGAGATATTCGCGCTCGAACGCCTCGCGCGCTTCCCTGAGCGGCGTCCCCATGATCGACTTGACCGCCTGATTGGGCAGCAGCTTGGCGGGCTCGGTGGTAATTTCGGCGGGGAGCATGTCGACGTCGATCCGCCCGACGCGCTCGGGCGGCGCAAGGATCAGCGTCCGTTCGACGACGTTGCGGAGCTGGCGGACGTTCCCCGGCCAATCATACGTCTGGAGCGCGGCGACCGCGTCGTCCGACAGGATCGGCGTCGAGACACGCCGCTCGGCCGAATAGCGCGCCAGGAAATAGGCGACGAGTTCGGCGACATCCTCGCGGCGTTCGCTCAGCGCGGGCAGCCGCACGGGGACGACGTTGAGGCGGTAGTACAGGTCTTCGCGAAAGCGCCCCGCCTCGATCTCGGCGGGCAGGTCACGCGACGTCGCGCTGATAACGCGGACGTCGACGCGGACCCAGCGCGAGCCGCCGATCCGCTGGAAGGTCTGCTCGGTCAGAACGCGAAGAATCTTCGCCTGCGTCGGCAGCGGCATGTCAGCGACCTCGTCGAGGAACAGGGTGCCGCCGTGCGCCTGCTCGAACAGCCCGGTCCGTGCGAGATGGCCGCTGTCCTCACGCCCGAACAGTTCCTCCTCGACGCGCTCGGGGTCCATCCGTGCGGCGCTGACGACGACGAACGGCGATCCCGATCGTGGGCTCCACTGGTGGAGCAGCCGCGCCGCGATCTCCTTGCCCGACCCGGCCGCGCCGGTGATGAGGACGCGGCTGCCGGTCGCCGCGACGCGCTTGATCGTCGCCCGGACGCCGTTGATGACCGTCGACGATCCGGTTAGCTCGGTATCGAAGCCGGCGCGCTCGCGGAGCTCTTCGTTTTCGCGCTTCAAGCGCTCGGTCTCGGTAGCGCGCTGAACGACAAGAAGGAGCTGGTCGGCCTGGAACGGCTTTTCGATGAAATCGTATGCGCCGCGCTTGATCGCGGTTACCGCGGTCTCGATGTTGCCGTGACCCGAAATGACAATGACCGGCAGCGTCGGGTCGCGGCGCTTGACCTCCTCGAGGAGCTCGAGGCCGTCCATCCGCGACCCCTGCAGCCAGATGTCGAGGATCAGCAGCGACGGGCGTCGCTCGGCGAGCGCGGCGAGCGTCGTGTCGCTGTCCTTCGCGGTGCGCGTTGCATAGCCCTCGTCGGCGAGGATCGCGGCGACGAGTTCGCGGATGTCGGCTTCGTCGTCGACGACGAGAATTTCGAGCGCCATGCGTCTCCTAACCCAGCTGCCGGCGCGCGGGTATCGCGTCGTCGGAGCCGGTATTGATGTCGATGTGATCGGCGAGCGCGGTGCGGTTGAAGCATAGCCGCGCCACGGTCCCGCCCCCCGCCGCATCGCCGAGGTCGAGCACGCCCTCGTGTTCCTCGACGATCTTCTTGACGATCGCGAGGCCAAGCCCGGTGCCGCGCGCGCGGGTCGTGACATACGGCTCGGTCAGCCGGTCGCGCTGCTCGATGGGCAAGCCGATGCCGTTGTCGGTGACACGGAGGACGAGCTTCGTCGCGTCGACCTCGATCGCGAGGATGATCCGCCCGTCGTTGGTGCCGTCGCGGTCGGTGCGGGCAGCCACGGCCTCGGTCGCGTTCTTGAGCAGGTTGGTCAGCGCCTGCGCGATCTGGCGGCGGTCGCAGACGAGCAGCGGCACCGCGTCGGGTACCTCGATCTCAAACGCGATCGCCGGGTTGGCGACTTCCTGCATGAACACCGCCTCGCGCGCGATGTCGACGACCGGCTCGGGCTTGAACACCGGCTTGGGCATCCGTGCGAACGACGAGAATTCGTCGACCATCCGCCGGAGGTCACCGACTTGGCGGACGATCGTGCCGGTAAGATTGGCGAAGGTCGCGGGATCGTCGACGATTTGCCGGGCATATTTGCGCTGGAGCCGCTCGGCCGAGAGCTGGATCGGGGTCAGCGGATTTTTGATCTCGTGCGCGATCCGCCGCGCGACATCGGCCCATGCTGCCTGCCGCTGGTCGGCGAGCTGCGCAGTGATGTCGTCGAACGTCAGCACATAGGTCCGTGCGCCGGAACGCTCGGCGGCGATCTGGACCGCGAGCGTCTGCGTGTCGGGACCGCGCACGATCTCGACCACGCCCGACGCATCGCCGCGCGCCGCTGCCTCGTCGAGCAATGCTGCAAGCTGCGGCACCGCCTCGGCGAGCGGTTGCCCGGCAAGCGCGCGCTCGGTCGTCTGAAGGAGCGTTGCCGCCGAGTGGTTCGCCAGCCGGATGATCCCGCCGGCGTCGATCGACAGCACCCCCGCCGAGACCCCGGCCAGCACCGCCTCGCTGAACTGGCGCCGCCCGTCGAGCTGGCTGTTCGCGGTGACGAGCGCGGTCTGCTGCGCCTTCAATTGCCCGGTCATGCGGTTGAACGCGCGCGCCAGCGTGCCGAGTTCGTCGGGCGAGCCGCGCGTCGGCACCCGCGCATCGAGGTCGCCTGCGCCAACCCGCTCGGCAGCGTCGGCAAGTCGCGCGATCGGGGTCACGAGGCTGTTGGCAAGCCATAAGGCGAACCAAATCGCCGCCGACAGGATCAGCAGCGAGACGACGATCAACAGTCCGTTGAAGCGAAGGACCATATTCCGCGACCGCGAGATCAATGACTGATATTCGTCGAGCGCCTGCCGCGTCCGCGCAACCTGCGCGAGAACCTGCGGGTCGGCGGGCGTGCTGATGTAAAGATAGTGGCTCGCGCTGTCGTCGATCCGCATCACCGCCTCGATCCGGTCGCGCGCGTTCGTCAGGACTCGCGGCACGCCGACGCGCGCGAGCTTGAGGTCCTGCGGCGATACCCGCACCGCGAGCGGCCGCGTCTCCATCTTGACGGCCGCATAGGTGACAAAGCCGTGCGGGGTCGGCGAGAACACCGCGGCGGTCGTCAGGTGGCGCCGCGGCAGCTGGAACTGGACGCCC harbors:
- the ntrX gene encoding nitrogen assimilation response regulator NtrX, which produces MALEILVVDDEADIRELVAAILADEGYATRTAKDSDTTLAALAERRPSLLILDIWLQGSRMDGLELLEEVKRRDPTLPVIVISGHGNIETAVTAIKRGAYDFIEKPFQADQLLLVVQRATETERLKRENEELRERAGFDTELTGSSTVINGVRATIKRVAATGSRVLITGAAGSGKEIAARLLHQWSPRSGSPFVVVSAARMDPERVEEELFGREDSGHLARTGLFEQAHGGTLFLDEVADMPLPTQAKILRVLTEQTFQRIGGSRWVRVDVRVISATSRDLPAEIEAGRFREDLYYRLNVVPVRLPALSERREDVAELVAYFLARYSAERRVSTPILSDDAVAALQTYDWPGNVRQLRNVVERTLILAPPERVGRIDVDMLPAEITTEPAKLLPNQAVKSIMGTPLREAREAFEREYLRAQIRRFSGNISRTAAFIGMERSALHRKLKALGLSEGTRDEDAEEVAV
- a CDS encoding sensor histidine kinase NtrY-like; its protein translation is MRVMKPKPARRIGARRWRSLRRRFNRWVTRVDLYPRLEVAIAAIVVVLGLSSYAILTGQGAPAAGFSPPMVTLLLVANLLPLMALLVLIARRIALLLTARRKGTAGAKLHVRLVALFSAVAAVPTLLVVVFASLLFQFGVQFWFSDRVKTVLGNADHVAQAYVDEKQQRILEDGIAMAADLRSYGQQFGYGSKDFVEGVQFQLPRRHLTTAAVFSPTPHGFVTYAAVKMETRPLAVRVSPQDLKLARVGVPRVLTNARDRIEAVMRIDDSASHYLYISTPADPQVLAQVARTRQALDEYQSLISRSRNMVLRFNGLLIVVSLLILSAAIWFALWLANSLVTPIARLADAAERVGAGDLDARVPTRGSPDELGTLARAFNRMTGQLKAQQTALVTANSQLDGRRQFSEAVLAGVSAGVLSIDAGGIIRLANHSAATLLQTTERALAGQPLAEAVPQLAALLDEAAARGDASGVVEIVRGPDTQTLAVQIAAERSGARTYVLTFDDITAQLADQRQAAWADVARRIAHEIKNPLTPIQLSAERLQRKYARQIVDDPATFANLTGTIVRQVGDLRRMVDEFSSFARMPKPVFKPEPVVDIAREAVFMQEVANPAIAFEIEVPDAVPLLVCDRRQIAQALTNLLKNATEAVAARTDRDGTNDGRIILAIEVDATKLVLRVTDNGIGLPIEQRDRLTEPYVTTRARGTGLGLAIVKKIVEEHEGVLDLGDAAGGGTVARLCFNRTALADHIDINTGSDDAIPARRQLG